The following proteins come from a genomic window of Methanosarcina sp. MTP4:
- a CDS encoding ribonuclease P protein component 4, whose translation MSRIPRKKQKNMLRIVATQRMWRLFELAEKEFKEHPERSERYVQLIRNISMRNRMRVPREIKRRICKHCYAFLVPGVNARYRLKGGYTVVSCERCGKEMRYPYKGLKPSRKKGNSSKDRENA comes from the coding sequence ATGTCGCGAATTCCCAGGAAAAAACAGAAAAATATGCTCCGAATCGTTGCAACCCAGCGCATGTGGAGGCTCTTTGAGCTTGCGGAAAAGGAGTTCAAGGAACATCCCGAACGAAGCGAGCGCTACGTTCAGCTTATCCGGAACATCTCAATGCGAAACCGGATGAGGGTTCCGCGGGAAATAAAACGCCGTATCTGCAAACACTGCTATGCTTTCCTGGTTCCCGGAGTAAACGCTCGCTACCGGCTGAAAGGCGGGTATACTGTAGTCTCCTGCGAGCGCTGTGGAAAGGAAATGCGGTATCCCTATAAAGGGTTGAAACCTTCCCGGAAAAAAGGCAATAGCAGTAAGGACAGGGAGAATGCGTGA
- a CDS encoding formylmethanofuran dehydrogenase subunit C, translating to MAEVVLILKKEIDIKLEAEAITPDAFAGKSAEEIGKLEIWQGPKTYPLAEFFDVERNEGDFAGETAEDTLIRIKGDMLRVKKIGEGMTAGRIEIEGSAGMHVGTGMKGGEILVSGDADSWAGMEMEGGLLHIKGNAGDHVGCAYRGSWHGMKGGHIVIEGSARHQLGGGMDGGEIFVEGNVEGFCGIRQTGGLIAVRGGALRTVGVEMSGGTLLIGGRIERFSPGFEYVGSETGPSFGDFEYAGEFKKFTGDFAISKRAKGVLYVAADANPGL from the coding sequence ATGGCAGAAGTAGTGCTTATACTGAAAAAGGAAATTGACATCAAACTTGAGGCAGAGGCCATCACCCCTGACGCTTTTGCCGGCAAGAGCGCCGAAGAAATCGGAAAGCTGGAAATCTGGCAGGGGCCAAAGACCTATCCCCTTGCCGAGTTTTTCGATGTGGAAAGAAATGAAGGGGATTTTGCCGGTGAAACTGCCGAAGATACCCTTATCCGCATAAAAGGGGACATGCTCCGGGTCAAAAAGATCGGGGAAGGCATGACCGCAGGCAGGATCGAGATCGAAGGTTCCGCAGGCATGCATGTGGGTACCGGAATGAAAGGAGGCGAAATCCTGGTCTCGGGAGACGCGGATTCCTGGGCAGGCATGGAAATGGAAGGCGGGCTTTTGCATATCAAAGGCAACGCCGGAGACCACGTCGGCTGCGCTTATCGCGGTTCCTGGCACGGGATGAAAGGCGGGCACATCGTCATAGAAGGCTCGGCGCGGCACCAGCTCGGAGGCGGCATGGACGGCGGGGAAATCTTCGTGGAAGGAAATGTGGAAGGGTTCTGTGGGATTCGCCAGACAGGCGGGCTTATTGCTGTCCGCGGCGGTGCTCTTCGCACTGTTGGAGTTGAAATGAGTGGTGGGACCCTGCTCATCGGAGGCCGGATCGAGCGCTTTTCCCCTGGCTTCGAATACGTCGGGTCGGAAACAGGCCCCTCTTTCGGAGACTTCGAGTACGCGGGCGAGTTTAAGAAATTTACAGGGGACTTTGCGATCAGCAAGCGGGCAAAAGGCGTGCTCTACGTGGCTGCGGACGCAAACCCGGGGCTCTGA
- a CDS encoding TrmB family transcriptional regulator, whose translation MYPAINPGLVSNLEKLGLTENEGKAYAGLVSLKEATAREVHELTGVPRAKVYDILKTLSRKGFVEVRQGSPVYFRAVDPKHVIGRIKNEFFTCAIEALDQLNELSYEIPRSSPVWCIQSEWGIRKRVREILYNVREELIVFSTNPEFLGEFESDLKKLEKNCRLILIVDDLNKFRGMPFDFTETGKDFGDFVRNMFIDGVQYTEDCFMIADGKESIAVHSAGNNREAVVIRLPVVCHLQKLIYNWLVEGGFIIDTHQ comes from the coding sequence ATGTATCCTGCGATAAATCCGGGGCTTGTCAGCAATCTTGAGAAGCTGGGACTTACCGAAAATGAGGGTAAGGCCTATGCCGGGCTGGTAAGTTTAAAAGAAGCCACCGCAAGGGAAGTCCATGAACTGACAGGAGTGCCCAGGGCTAAGGTTTATGACATCCTCAAAACACTGTCCAGAAAAGGTTTTGTGGAAGTTCGGCAGGGTTCTCCGGTTTATTTCAGGGCGGTCGATCCGAAACATGTAATTGGCAGGATCAAGAACGAGTTTTTCACCTGTGCCATCGAGGCTCTGGACCAGCTTAACGAGTTGAGTTACGAAATTCCAAGGTCTTCTCCTGTTTGGTGCATCCAGAGCGAATGGGGTATCCGGAAAAGGGTTCGTGAGATTCTCTATAATGTCAGGGAGGAACTGATAGTTTTCTCTACCAACCCGGAATTTTTGGGCGAGTTTGAATCAGACCTGAAAAAGCTGGAAAAAAACTGCCGGCTAATTCTCATTGTTGATGATCTTAATAAGTTCAGAGGGATGCCCTTCGACTTCACGGAGACCGGTAAAGATTTTGGGGACTTTGTCCGGAACATGTTCATTGATGGAGTCCAGTACACTGAAGACTGCTTCATGATTGCGGATGGAAAGGAGTCCATAGCCGTCCATTCGGCCGGAAACAATAGGGAGGCGGTGGTAATCAGGCTGCCCGTGGTCTGCCACCTTCAAAAGTTGATTTATAACTGGCTTGTTGAAGGCGGTTTTATAATAGATACTCATCAATAA
- a CDS encoding FmdE family protein — translation METIIEQIKDPELLSQIERLVPFHGYLTSGAFIGLQMLNIARKVLDVRDEERIYVTCETRNCVPDPFQILGGATSGNNGLKIKDLGKMAVTVNKRVPDGVDAAKGVRIILDPEKTEAYPKLHAWYLNTHKLPHTEVLPDLLAAGEKVYTWNFVDVKVPVKGKKRIQRCENCGEMFIRYNDELLCGECTE, via the coding sequence ATGGAAACGATTATAGAACAAATAAAGGACCCTGAACTGCTTTCCCAGATCGAGAGGCTCGTTCCCTTTCACGGCTACCTGACTTCCGGGGCTTTCATCGGCCTCCAGATGCTCAATATTGCAAGGAAAGTGCTCGATGTCAGGGACGAGGAGCGTATATACGTGACCTGTGAAACCCGAAACTGCGTACCTGACCCCTTCCAGATCCTGGGCGGGGCAACCAGCGGGAATAACGGGCTGAAGATCAAAGACCTGGGGAAAATGGCAGTAACCGTGAACAAGCGAGTTCCTGATGGTGTAGATGCTGCAAAGGGGGTCCGCATTATTCTCGACCCTGAAAAGACAGAGGCGTATCCGAAACTCCACGCCTGGTACCTGAATACCCACAAACTCCCCCATACCGAGGTCCTGCCAGACTTGCTGGCAGCCGGGGAAAAGGTGTACACCTGGAACTTCGTGGATGTCAAAGTCCCGGTTAAGGGTAAAAAACGGATACAGCGCTGTGAAAACTGCGGCGAGATGTTCATTCGGTATAATGATGAGCTGCTGTGCGGCGAATGCACAGAATAA
- a CDS encoding signal recognition particle protein Srp19, giving the protein MKDKGKLVIWPVYIDQTRSRSNGRIISRKSSVKEPQLNEIKKAALELGLNPEVEPEKAYPKAWWEVSGRVLVDNKGPKSVIAKQISAGIKKTRTK; this is encoded by the coding sequence ATGAAAGACAAGGGAAAACTTGTAATCTGGCCTGTATATATAGACCAGACCAGGTCCAGAAGCAACGGAAGAATCATCTCCCGGAAAAGTTCGGTAAAAGAGCCTCAGCTCAATGAAATAAAAAAAGCAGCCCTTGAACTGGGCCTTAACCCTGAAGTTGAACCTGAAAAAGCTTATCCTAAGGCCTGGTGGGAAGTGAGCGGCAGGGTGCTCGTAGACAACAAGGGCCCTAAATCCGTAATTGCAAAACAAATCTCGGCAGGCATAAAAAAGACTCGAACCAAATAA
- a CDS encoding formylmethanofuran dehydrogenase subunit A, with translation MAGTIAIKNGYVFDPLNEINGDVMDIFIRDGKVVRELSAAEMQDAKVIDATGMTVMAGGVDSHSHVAGAKVNAGRQMRPEDHYKTNLMKTDLTHSGSGYTVPSVYKQGYDYAAMGYTTVFEAAVPPLEARHTHEEMRATPMLDMGGYLVLGNNWFLMRYLRDGEFDRAAAYVAWMMKTHKTYGIKCVNPAGVENWGWGDNVNNLDQANIHFEMTPREMIKGLAEVNEMLGMPMPLHLHANNLGHPGCYEITKDSLKIPDGIKAKQKMDVEWAETKMDPSRDRSVYLTHLMFNSFAGTSWGDCESGVKDVADYINNKDHVVIDSGCTPFGEATVMTGDGPAIHDLYTLTGNKWSNADIELECGSGVLPFTYLKANPVHSLQWAMGLETLLLIKDPWKTIMTTDSPNGGPFTKYPVVMAWLMSEASRKQTFSECHKWANDRSELGGVDRELSLYDIAILTRANTARTIGMAHRKGSLGLGADGDVTVYNLNPQKLDSNNYEELIRAFARAEYTIKAGEIVAKNGEIVSVPEKRTYYSEVHVEDEKEKEMLVDVKEWFRYYTLGFANYPTPEKYLANPTPIQINKER, from the coding sequence ATGGCAGGAACCATTGCCATCAAGAACGGGTATGTCTTTGACCCCCTGAACGAGATCAACGGGGACGTCATGGACATCTTTATCAGGGACGGAAAAGTCGTAAGGGAACTTTCCGCTGCTGAAATGCAGGACGCAAAAGTAATCGATGCCACAGGCATGACGGTCATGGCGGGCGGGGTTGACTCTCACTCTCACGTAGCAGGGGCAAAGGTCAATGCCGGAAGGCAGATGCGTCCTGAGGACCACTACAAAACCAACCTTATGAAGACCGATCTTACACATTCGGGTTCAGGCTACACCGTTCCTTCGGTCTACAAGCAGGGTTACGATTACGCAGCAATGGGTTACACCACGGTCTTTGAAGCCGCTGTCCCTCCGCTTGAAGCCAGGCATACCCATGAGGAAATGCGTGCCACTCCCATGCTTGACATGGGCGGCTACCTTGTGCTCGGAAACAACTGGTTTTTGATGCGCTACCTGAGGGATGGTGAATTCGACAGGGCTGCAGCCTATGTTGCCTGGATGATGAAAACTCACAAGACCTACGGGATCAAGTGCGTCAACCCTGCGGGAGTAGAAAACTGGGGCTGGGGAGACAACGTAAACAACCTGGACCAGGCAAACATCCATTTCGAAATGACTCCCAGGGAAATGATCAAGGGTCTGGCTGAGGTTAACGAAATGCTGGGAATGCCCATGCCCCTGCACCTTCACGCCAACAACCTCGGGCATCCGGGCTGCTACGAGATCACAAAAGATTCCCTGAAAATCCCGGACGGGATAAAGGCTAAACAGAAAATGGACGTGGAATGGGCCGAGACAAAAATGGACCCTTCCCGGGACCGCTCTGTCTACCTCACCCACCTGATGTTCAACAGTTTTGCGGGCACAAGTTGGGGGGACTGTGAATCCGGCGTGAAAGACGTTGCGGATTACATTAACAATAAGGACCACGTGGTTATCGACAGTGGATGCACACCTTTCGGGGAAGCCACGGTCATGACCGGAGACGGCCCTGCAATCCACGACCTCTACACCCTCACAGGCAACAAATGGTCGAACGCCGACATAGAGCTCGAATGCGGGTCAGGGGTCCTGCCTTTCACCTACCTCAAGGCCAACCCGGTGCACAGTTTGCAGTGGGCGATGGGGCTTGAAACTCTTCTCCTTATAAAAGACCCCTGGAAGACCATCATGACCACGGACAGCCCGAACGGCGGGCCGTTTACGAAGTATCCCGTAGTCATGGCCTGGCTCATGTCCGAGGCTTCCAGGAAGCAGACCTTTTCGGAATGCCACAAATGGGCCAACGACAGGAGCGAGCTTGGCGGCGTGGACCGGGAACTTTCCCTCTACGACATTGCAATCCTGACCAGGGCCAACACTGCCCGGACCATAGGTATGGCGCACAGGAAAGGGTCTCTAGGCCTCGGGGCTGACGGGGACGTTACGGTCTACAACCTCAACCCGCAGAAGCTTGATTCAAACAACTACGAGGAACTCATCCGGGCCTTTGCACGGGCCGAATACACAATCAAGGCGGGAGAAATCGTTGCAAAGAACGGGGAAATCGTATCCGTGCCCGAAAAGCGGACTTATTATTCCGAGGTGCACGTGGAAGACGAAAAGGAAAAAGAGATGCTTGTTGATGTGAAGGAGTGGTTCAGGTACTACACTCTAGGCTTTGCCAACTACCCGACTCCTGAAAAGTACCTTGCAAACCCGACTCCGATACAGATAAACAAAGAGAGGTGA
- a CDS encoding molybdopterin dinucleotide binding domain-containing protein, which produces MEVLLITGSTIEEGKLAKGGDKLTAEYQVECAVCWISPEDFEVLGSPEKVKVTSRNGKHTVAVNTKCTDAVREGHVFMPRAIWSNVVIDPDTLSTGSPLYKGAPVNIEPTEDEVLSAEDVVLKVYVGGL; this is translated from the coding sequence ATGGAAGTATTACTCATTACCGGAAGTACGATTGAGGAAGGCAAACTTGCCAAGGGCGGGGATAAGCTGACTGCCGAATACCAGGTGGAATGTGCGGTCTGCTGGATTTCCCCTGAAGATTTTGAAGTGCTCGGCTCTCCTGAAAAGGTGAAGGTCACAAGCAGGAACGGCAAACACACCGTTGCAGTCAACACGAAATGCACCGATGCGGTCCGGGAAGGGCATGTGTTTATGCCAAGAGCCATCTGGTCCAATGTGGTCATTGACCCAGATACCCTTTCCACGGGTTCCCCCCTCTACAAGGGCGCCCCGGTAAACATCGAGCCCACGGAAGACGAGGTCCTGAGCGCCGAAGACGTTGTTTTGAAAGTTTATGTCGGAGGGCTGTGA
- a CDS encoding 4Fe-4S binding protein: MQDDRRLSVFSEKKDKQLVYLPEKCIGCGTCVQACPKGSLAIGAVGAVARGLLDTDFLEMKGEDCIVCGICARVCPTGALELRQEGKSLKDASHLSGALKPTSVNEDCVHCGLCAEVCPQDCITVTKELAEDGSLKLVGKTSIDTESCVHCGWCAAVCPADAISVEKPFEGRWEWDENTCQTCHTCVEVCPANALLNKDWAAGERVEKITHRPDACIYCGACAVSCPVDAIDVRKTAILPEMEKKGALEKKLVEAPVPEALLRTRLETDDASCLGCGNCVIVCPVNALGDRELAAGHLNNLDEKAILEVKDGKVGVVDQELCGGDGTCALICPVDAIRLVKREVE; encoded by the coding sequence ATGCAAGATGACAGAAGATTGTCGGTCTTTTCTGAAAAAAAAGACAAGCAACTGGTCTACCTGCCTGAGAAATGCATAGGCTGCGGGACCTGTGTGCAGGCTTGCCCGAAAGGGAGCCTTGCAATCGGGGCCGTGGGTGCCGTTGCAAGAGGTCTGCTTGATACGGATTTCCTTGAAATGAAAGGCGAAGACTGCATTGTCTGCGGGATCTGTGCCAGGGTCTGCCCCACAGGTGCTCTGGAACTGAGGCAGGAAGGAAAGTCCCTGAAAGATGCTTCTCACCTTTCAGGAGCCCTGAAACCCACTTCCGTGAACGAAGATTGTGTCCACTGCGGGCTCTGTGCTGAAGTCTGCCCGCAAGACTGCATTACGGTTACAAAAGAACTTGCAGAGGACGGAAGCCTGAAGCTTGTCGGAAAGACCAGCATTGATACGGAAAGCTGCGTGCACTGCGGCTGGTGTGCGGCGGTCTGTCCTGCGGACGCTATTTCCGTGGAAAAACCCTTTGAAGGGCGCTGGGAATGGGACGAGAACACCTGCCAGACCTGCCACACCTGCGTGGAAGTCTGCCCTGCAAATGCCCTTCTCAATAAAGACTGGGCTGCCGGGGAAAGGGTTGAAAAGATTACTCACCGGCCGGATGCCTGCATTTACTGTGGGGCTTGTGCGGTGTCCTGTCCTGTGGACGCCATTGACGTCCGCAAGACGGCTATCCTGCCGGAAATGGAGAAGAAAGGAGCCCTTGAGAAAAAGCTGGTTGAGGCTCCGGTCCCGGAAGCCCTGCTCCGCACCCGCCTGGAAACCGATGATGCAAGCTGCCTGGGCTGTGGAAACTGCGTGATTGTCTGTCCCGTAAATGCCTTAGGGGACAGGGAACTTGCCGCAGGGCACCTGAATAACCTGGACGAGAAAGCTATCCTCGAGGTGAAAGACGGAAAGGTAGGAGTCGTGGACCAGGAACTCTGCGGAGGAGACGGCACATGTGCCCTTATCTGTCCCGTGGACGCGATCAGGCTTGTGAAAAGGGAGGTGGAATAA
- a CDS encoding DUF5803 family protein — protein MRTKALFALLALLVVFVSGCIEETEEIVLDEPGNASSYEFEVFVDEGGTGIPANTTTYYPLGNTTEVRVVNMVIDASKLEMFPTESFGGSSEEVPIENLVLLVEPSNTTEADLDTFQELSERSELSDLNYTLTRENRRNMKVINLDFEENVTGFIAYTLKMPGAQNLAIMRPDSEFIRVVIPEGYATGNRVFGIPRPEPYAAEEDELGRQTFLWIASEMDEREQTIQVKYYRESSPLYFFAAIVALLFGVVMVFVHYSRSKKELLKVREIFELEKEYEEKEKRKRK, from the coding sequence ATGAGAACTAAGGCTTTGTTTGCGCTCCTGGCCCTTCTGGTGGTCTTCGTATCGGGCTGTATCGAAGAAACGGAAGAAATTGTCCTTGATGAGCCGGGGAACGCTTCTTCCTATGAATTTGAAGTTTTTGTGGATGAAGGCGGGACCGGAATTCCAGCAAATACCACCACGTATTATCCCCTTGGAAACACTACGGAAGTCCGGGTCGTCAATATGGTCATAGATGCCAGCAAGCTGGAGATGTTCCCCACCGAATCCTTTGGCGGAAGTTCCGAGGAAGTTCCCATCGAAAACCTCGTCCTGCTTGTAGAGCCTTCGAATACAACGGAGGCAGACCTGGACACCTTCCAGGAACTTTCTGAAAGGAGTGAGCTTTCGGACCTCAATTATACCCTGACCAGGGAAAACCGCCGCAATATGAAAGTCATAAACCTGGATTTTGAGGAAAATGTAACGGGTTTTATTGCTTACACCCTTAAAATGCCGGGTGCCCAGAATCTCGCTATCATGAGGCCTGATTCGGAGTTCATCCGTGTGGTAATCCCGGAAGGTTATGCCACGGGCAACCGTGTTTTCGGGATACCCAGGCCAGAGCCTTATGCCGCGGAAGAGGATGAGCTAGGCAGGCAGACCTTTCTCTGGATTGCCTCGGAAATGGATGAAAGGGAGCAGACTATCCAGGTGAAGTATTACCGTGAGTCTTCTCCTCTGTACTTCTTTGCGGCAATCGTTGCCCTTCTTTTCGGGGTTGTGATGGTTTTCGTGCACTACTCAAGAAGCAAGAAGGAACTCCTGAAGGTCAGGGAAATTTTTGAACTTGAAAAGGAATACGAGGAAAAAGAAAAGCGTAAAAGAAAATAA
- a CDS encoding RND family transporter — protein sequence MQGAQKIEMASGTETFVGKDSRMYQDFDHLFLNIFQTESIVVMVEGNDVKTSELMKAVDRLEHQLQSTEGVIETMSPASIIKGINYQMTGRYVVPDTDEEIEAIIESNPDTFEALTPDDTHMFISVVMAGSTTEAKQKEILYATEEAITFSDFPPSYGIIVTGDPAFQISMNDEMNSSMGPLLGLSAFFMLIVLNLVFRHVRWRLLPLPIVLIGIIFTFGAMGYLGIPLSMVSMAAFPVLIGLGIDYAIQFHNRIEEELQENSNKPHAIVATIKNTGPAVLVALGMTALGFASLFTSSVPMIRDFGKLLMIGIIMCYLAAIFVGVITVSLFDGVSEKNLFGKMKNKIKPGRAKAGETPDGHAKTQKIEHFLTKLTDFTIKYDVIVLGIAALLCLGGIYADQSVGIQTDVTTFVPQDMPALVDLEHMSDIMGGDDQLNIIIKVKDTADPEILKWIDEFSEHEVSGRGHIYSASSIVPLIKEQNGGTIPESSQEIEAIYEEIPDYQKTRYMHGKNMLLLNFNIGNAVSDIKVTGIKELTNIVREDIQWMQAPPGTSITITGNNVVFIEVITALTSGRVQMTFLGLILVLAGLFIVYRDWLKALTPVIPMFIVIGWSGGVMDYLNLDYNPMTATLGALILGVGSEYAILMMERYFEEKEAGASPMEAIHKASTKIGTAIVASGATTVFGFSALIASPFGMISDFGIVTVIDVLLALVATFVVFPPLIVVLDTWRDKRRGAQAIQNQPNKQVQGADI from the coding sequence ATGCAGGGCGCACAGAAAATAGAAATGGCATCAGGCACCGAAACTTTTGTCGGGAAAGACTCACGAATGTATCAGGATTTCGACCACCTTTTCCTGAACATTTTCCAGACAGAGTCTATTGTAGTAATGGTGGAGGGAAATGACGTAAAAACGTCGGAACTCATGAAGGCCGTGGACCGACTCGAACACCAGCTCCAGTCCACAGAAGGCGTTATAGAGACCATGAGCCCTGCATCGATTATCAAAGGCATAAATTACCAGATGACCGGCAGATACGTGGTCCCGGACACAGATGAAGAAATTGAGGCCATAATCGAAAGCAACCCGGACACTTTTGAGGCGCTAACCCCTGACGATACGCACATGTTCATCTCGGTGGTAATGGCGGGTTCAACCACGGAAGCAAAACAGAAGGAGATCCTGTACGCAACCGAAGAAGCAATCACATTTTCGGATTTTCCCCCCTCATACGGCATCATAGTAACAGGTGACCCTGCATTCCAGATCTCAATGAACGATGAAATGAATTCAAGTATGGGACCTCTTCTCGGGCTTTCCGCTTTTTTTATGCTCATTGTTCTAAACCTTGTTTTCCGGCACGTCCGCTGGAGACTCCTGCCCTTACCTATTGTCCTGATTGGAATAATATTCACTTTTGGAGCTATGGGATACCTTGGAATTCCCCTCTCCATGGTTTCCATGGCCGCTTTCCCGGTGTTGATAGGGCTTGGCATCGATTATGCGATCCAGTTCCATAACAGGATAGAAGAAGAACTGCAGGAAAACAGCAACAAACCCCACGCAATTGTGGCCACCATAAAAAATACAGGCCCTGCTGTCCTTGTCGCCCTCGGGATGACAGCTCTCGGTTTTGCATCCCTGTTCACCTCTTCAGTCCCCATGATAAGGGATTTTGGAAAACTCCTCATGATAGGGATAATCATGTGTTATCTTGCGGCCATATTTGTGGGCGTCATCACGGTATCCCTCTTTGACGGGGTCTCGGAAAAGAACCTGTTCGGGAAAATGAAGAATAAAATAAAACCTGGCCGGGCAAAAGCCGGGGAAACCCCGGATGGGCACGCGAAAACCCAGAAAATTGAACACTTCCTGACGAAGCTTACCGACTTTACAATAAAATACGACGTGATAGTGCTCGGGATTGCAGCACTTCTCTGTCTCGGAGGCATTTATGCCGACCAGTCCGTGGGCATCCAGACTGACGTCACAACCTTTGTCCCCCAGGACATGCCCGCCCTTGTAGACCTGGAACACATGAGCGATATAATGGGCGGGGACGACCAGCTGAACATCATCATAAAGGTAAAAGATACTGCCGACCCCGAGATCCTGAAGTGGATCGATGAGTTCAGCGAACATGAGGTGAGCGGAAGAGGACATATATACAGTGCATCAAGCATCGTACCCCTCATAAAAGAGCAAAACGGCGGTACAATACCGGAAAGTTCCCAGGAAATAGAGGCAATCTACGAAGAAATCCCGGACTACCAGAAAACCCGCTACATGCACGGGAAAAACATGCTTCTCCTGAACTTTAACATCGGAAACGCCGTTTCTGACATAAAAGTAACAGGGATCAAAGAGCTGACCAACATCGTAAGAGAGGATATCCAGTGGATGCAGGCGCCCCCCGGCACATCTATCACGATTACGGGAAACAACGTGGTCTTCATAGAGGTCATAACCGCGCTTACAAGCGGCAGGGTGCAGATGACTTTCCTCGGGCTTATCCTGGTCCTTGCCGGGCTTTTCATAGTCTACAGAGACTGGCTAAAAGCCCTGACTCCGGTCATTCCCATGTTTATCGTGATCGGCTGGTCCGGCGGGGTTATGGACTACCTGAACCTTGACTACAACCCCATGACCGCAACCCTCGGAGCCCTGATCCTGGGGGTCGGGTCTGAGTACGCAATTCTCATGATGGAGCGCTACTTTGAAGAAAAAGAGGCAGGTGCAAGCCCAATGGAAGCTATCCATAAGGCAAGCACAAAAATAGGAACTGCAATTGTTGCCTCCGGAGCTACAACGGTATTCGGGTTCTCAGCCCTTATCGCCTCCCCGTTTGGCATGATAAGTGACTTCGGGATCGTGACGGTCATCGATGTCCTGCTTGCCCTGGTTGCTACATTTGTAGTATTCCCGCCCCTGATTGTCGTCCTGGACACCTGGCGAGATAAAAGAAGAGGCGCACAAGCAATACAAAACCAACCCAACAAACAAGTTCAAGGGGCTGATATCTAA
- a CDS encoding type IV pilin, producing the protein MKAFIQVRFKSFFSSKSASDAAVQVIGSLILLMILFILVGLAASSFFDSSRGGANFQSPVAKINIESCEGGLYGVGPTDERVTLGENQIILEHKGGDSLPLKATSIRISGYGNSYRGVVGTEGSGRVEGDTTVHYYDLSSEGKNPDYMARNGAALEDGFWDVGERLILCGQDSAEGDSYSSVKVSVGGGKNTSDNYGFKAGSEISLKVIDSEGRNVIADRTAAVEFVKD; encoded by the coding sequence ATGAAAGCCTTTATACAAGTTCGGTTTAAATCCTTCTTTTCATCAAAATCTGCATCAGATGCTGCCGTTCAGGTAATAGGCTCCCTAATTCTTTTGATGATTTTGTTCATACTTGTGGGGTTAGCTGCGTCCAGTTTCTTCGACAGCTCTCGGGGGGGCGCAAATTTCCAGTCACCTGTGGCTAAAATCAATATTGAATCCTGTGAGGGGGGACTTTACGGGGTTGGTCCGACGGATGAAAGGGTCACGCTTGGAGAAAACCAGATAATTCTTGAGCATAAGGGGGGAGACTCACTACCTCTTAAAGCCACTTCTATTCGAATTAGTGGGTATGGAAATTCCTACCGTGGCGTTGTTGGAACTGAGGGGAGTGGCAGAGTAGAAGGGGACACCACTGTCCACTACTACGACCTGAGTTCGGAAGGTAAGAATCCTGACTACATGGCCCGAAATGGTGCCGCTCTTGAAGATGGGTTCTGGGATGTAGGGGAAAGATTAATTCTCTGTGGGCAGGACAGTGCGGAAGGTGATTCGTATTCCAGTGTCAAAGTAAGTGTTGGGGGAGGGAAGAACACCTCGGACAACTACGGCTTCAAGGCAGGGTCTGAAATTAGCTTAAAGGTCATTGACAGCGAAGGGCGGAACGTTATTGCGGACAGGACGGCGGCTGTGGAATTTGTAAAAGACTGA
- a CDS encoding MBL fold metallo-hydrolase: MKSATIGGVKISWLGHSGFLLEGEGKRIYIDPFELAEEPEFDEKADILLITHEHFDHCSPDDIRKVRRSDSTTLIPEACSLNFKGDARRIAEGDVLAEGLEIKGTRIEVVPAYNPDKPYHPRGLGVGYIVELEGLRIYHAGDCDFFPEMEDLRADVVLLPIGGTYTMDEEEAARAVEVISPKVAIPMHYGKIEGTDGNPEKFKALVKEKNPDVEVIIFDP; this comes from the coding sequence ATGAAAAGCGCAACAATTGGAGGTGTGAAGATAAGCTGGCTCGGGCATTCAGGCTTTTTGCTGGAAGGGGAAGGCAAAAGGATTTACATCGATCCATTTGAGCTTGCGGAAGAACCCGAGTTTGACGAAAAGGCTGACATTCTCCTGATTACCCATGAACACTTCGACCACTGCAGCCCTGATGATATCCGGAAGGTCAGGAGGTCCGATTCCACGACCCTAATCCCTGAAGCCTGTTCCCTGAACTTTAAAGGGGATGCCCGGAGGATTGCCGAAGGGGATGTCCTGGCTGAGGGGCTTGAGATCAAGGGGACAAGGATCGAAGTCGTACCTGCTTACAATCCTGACAAACCTTACCACCCGCGGGGACTTGGGGTAGGGTACATTGTCGAACTTGAAGGGCTGCGCATCTATCATGCTGGGGACTGTGACTTTTTCCCGGAGATGGAGGATCTCAGGGCTGATGTTGTACTGTTGCCCATAGGAGGGACCTATACCATGGATGAAGAGGAAGCTGCCAGGGCAGTTGAGGTTATCTCCCCGAAAGTTGCAATCCCCATGCACTACGGAAAGATTGAAGGGACGGATGGGAACCCTGAAAAGTTTAAAGCTCTTGTTAAAGAAAAGAATCCCGACGTCGAAGTAATTATTTTTGATCCTTGA